The Achromobacter deleyi genome has a window encoding:
- a CDS encoding RNA polymerase sigma factor, translating to MSRPSSPRTGWLAYYDELVGVWSRRTGNRHDAEDAAHDAIEGLLKADASVALKARSYLFQAAGHRLIDRWRRQARVEHVPLDELDDADQPALLDPESPVRAARLADELAKVLAELPPKCREAFVLNRIEGWTQAEVAAHMGLSKNMIERYVMRAIEFVRDRMHEHNR from the coding sequence ATGTCCCGCCCCTCCTCGCCCCGCACCGGTTGGCTCGCCTACTATGACGAGCTGGTGGGCGTATGGAGCCGGCGCACCGGCAACCGGCATGACGCCGAGGACGCGGCGCACGACGCCATTGAAGGCCTGCTGAAGGCCGACGCCAGCGTTGCGCTGAAGGCGCGCAGCTACCTGTTCCAGGCCGCCGGACACCGGCTGATCGATCGCTGGCGCAGGCAGGCCCGCGTGGAGCATGTGCCGCTGGACGAACTGGACGATGCCGACCAGCCCGCGCTGCTCGATCCGGAATCCCCCGTACGCGCGGCGCGCCTGGCCGACGAGCTGGCGAAAGTCCTGGCGGAATTGCCGCCCAAATGCCGGGAGGCCTTTGTGCTCAACCGCATCGAAGGCTGGACCCAGGCCGAGGTGGCGGCGCACATGGGCTTGTCCAAGAATATGATCGAACGCTATGTCATGCGGGCAATCGAATTTGTGCGCGACCGCATGCATGAACACAATCGATGA
- a CDS encoding PTS sugar transporter subunit IIC/EAL domain-containing protein, translating to MPKSIFPLYPKDRLAALASANALRAIREGLLWTMPCLLVSALFLLLSVCARQLGLPDGIATLLASLHRKLSGLMPLMAGMSIGYMLSIRHRLPHLPTALLCLSYVVIAETLLAPYPQAASTLILFIAIVSPLATVPLMAWLHRRRWTRLAPDGLISENVRDTLNMVVPGILTACLVMALLSSVLRIPAVAQFNIPLSVASLDNPFTTGALVAALNSLLWFFGIHGVHALAPIMEVLDQATQLNATTLAAGYESVYALNSTLLGAFVFIGGAGATLSLAAAILLFSRSESLRLLALASIPVSLLNVNEILLFGLPLILNPRLLIPFILAPVTNVVIALAVVQLGWMPPATVALPLTSPVLFNAYIGAGEHLGGVALQLLLVLLGACIYAPYVIALERQRKADATVYFKSLDTTFPQLQEESLLYANDPVVATYTNRARRKAEISRIRAISEYDFYLEFQPQVSLRSGLCTGCEALLRATGPEGAQQAPLEFLRWLAQADLMREVDLWVARQAVRQCLAWRAQGFTLPMTINVTGGTLTSAVFLDKLIRVLEQAQGQVSVELTEDALVEDAQALHIAFGRLHDIGARVYIDDFGTGYSALSYLHQFQIDAVKIDRSFVLAQSHERGALVMSGLLRFCEALNLQIIVEGVETDRQLSALESSAEIIVQGWYYSKAVPGEHIVDFARQRQRMPATPAHPSGAAAT from the coding sequence ATGCCGAAATCGATCTTCCCGCTATACCCAAAAGATCGGCTGGCCGCTCTGGCAAGCGCCAATGCCCTGCGCGCCATCCGCGAGGGTTTGCTGTGGACCATGCCCTGTCTGCTGGTGTCGGCATTGTTCCTGCTCCTGTCCGTCTGCGCCCGGCAACTGGGTTTGCCCGACGGCATCGCAACGCTGCTGGCCAGCCTGCACCGCAAGCTCTCCGGCCTCATGCCGCTCATGGCCGGCATGTCCATCGGCTATATGCTCTCGATCCGTCACCGTCTTCCTCACCTGCCCACGGCGCTGCTGTGCCTGTCGTACGTGGTCATTGCCGAGACGCTGCTGGCGCCCTATCCCCAGGCGGCGTCCACCCTGATCCTCTTCATCGCCATCGTCTCGCCGCTGGCGACCGTGCCGCTGATGGCATGGCTGCACCGCCGCCGCTGGACGCGGCTGGCGCCCGACGGCCTGATCAGCGAAAACGTACGGGATACGCTGAACATGGTGGTGCCGGGCATACTGACGGCGTGCCTGGTGATGGCGCTGCTGTCCTCCGTCCTGCGCATTCCCGCGGTGGCCCAATTCAACATTCCATTAAGCGTCGCCTCGCTGGATAACCCGTTCACCACCGGTGCGCTGGTCGCCGCGCTGAATTCCCTGCTGTGGTTCTTCGGCATCCACGGCGTTCACGCCCTGGCTCCCATCATGGAGGTGCTGGACCAGGCGACGCAACTCAACGCGACCACCCTGGCCGCGGGCTATGAAAGCGTCTATGCGCTCAACAGCACCCTGCTGGGTGCCTTCGTCTTCATCGGCGGAGCCGGCGCGACACTGTCGCTGGCGGCGGCCATCCTGCTTTTTTCCCGCAGCGAATCGCTGCGCCTGCTTGCGCTGGCCAGCATCCCCGTATCGCTCTTGAACGTGAACGAGATCCTGCTGTTCGGCCTGCCGCTCATCCTGAATCCTCGGCTGCTGATTCCCTTCATCCTCGCGCCCGTGACCAACGTCGTCATTGCGCTGGCCGTGGTGCAACTGGGCTGGATGCCGCCGGCCACGGTCGCGCTGCCGCTGACCTCGCCCGTGCTGTTCAATGCGTACATCGGCGCCGGCGAGCACCTGGGCGGAGTCGCCCTGCAGCTGCTGCTGGTGCTGCTGGGCGCCTGCATCTATGCGCCCTACGTGATTGCGCTGGAACGCCAGCGCAAGGCCGACGCCACGGTCTATTTCAAATCGCTGGACACCACCTTCCCGCAACTCCAGGAAGAATCGCTGCTGTACGCGAACGACCCGGTGGTGGCCACTTATACGAACCGTGCACGGCGCAAGGCCGAGATCTCGCGCATCCGCGCCATCAGCGAGTACGACTTCTACCTGGAATTCCAGCCGCAGGTGTCGCTGCGCAGCGGTCTGTGCACTGGCTGCGAGGCGCTGCTGCGCGCGACCGGCCCGGAAGGCGCGCAGCAGGCCCCCCTGGAGTTCCTGCGCTGGCTGGCGCAGGCGGACCTGATGCGCGAGGTGGATCTGTGGGTTGCCAGGCAGGCGGTGCGGCAATGCCTGGCGTGGCGCGCGCAAGGCTTCACGCTGCCGATGACCATCAATGTCACCGGCGGCACGCTGACCTCGGCGGTCTTCCTGGACAAGCTGATCCGGGTACTGGAACAAGCACAGGGACAGGTTTCCGTGGAGCTCACGGAAGACGCGCTGGTCGAGGATGCCCAGGCCCTGCACATCGCCTTCGGGCGGCTGCATGACATCGGTGCGCGCGTGTATATCGACGACTTCGGCACCGGCTATTCCGCGCTGAGCTACCTGCACCAATTCCAGATCGACGCCGTCAAGATCGACCGCAGCTTCGTGCTGGCGCAGAGCCATGAGCGGGGCGCGCTGGTGATGAGCGGCCTGCTGCGGTTCTGCGAGGCCTTGAACCTGCAGATCATCGTGGAAGGCGTGGAGACCGACAGGCAGCTTTCGGCGCTGGAGTCCAGCGCTGAAATCATCGTGCAGGGCTGGTACTACAGCAAGGCCGTGCCCGGCGAGCATATCGTGGACTTCGCGCGCCAGCGGCAACGGATGCCCGCCACGCCGGCGCACCCGTCAGGCGCCGCGGCTACTTGA
- a CDS encoding FecR family protein translates to MTMPFSNDRDDASDPATAAGWFARWHSGDLTRRQRRAFARWRRDHPEGAREFDRMQQLGKAAADLPRDQVRTLLGGSIPERPRRSRQLPLRIAFACAALAAAAAVAWWSLPAETPSYAVAVTAERGERRQVTLPDGSVLEINGGTRADVKLYDGRREVALDSGEILFTVSADPSRPFIVRAGGGVVRVTGTVFNVRRDADQVAVLVASGTVEVTGGHWWNLGRAVLRPGHGIRVPGSGAIGVPAPADVESAIAWREGRVVFKNAPLTEVVQEMNRYLSTPLRLADERVGRLRVSASFSLDRPEALVDALPSVAPVRLTPRPGGPTDINAR, encoded by the coding sequence ATGACGATGCCTTTTTCCAATGACCGCGATGATGCAAGCGATCCCGCCACCGCGGCGGGCTGGTTTGCGCGCTGGCATTCCGGCGACCTGACGCGCCGCCAGCGGCGCGCATTCGCCCGATGGCGGCGCGACCACCCCGAAGGCGCGCGTGAGTTTGATCGCATGCAGCAACTGGGCAAAGCCGCGGCCGATCTGCCGCGGGATCAGGTGCGGACGTTGCTGGGCGGATCCATTCCCGAGCGTCCCCGGCGTTCGCGCCAGTTGCCGCTGCGCATTGCGTTCGCCTGTGCCGCATTGGCGGCGGCCGCCGCCGTGGCCTGGTGGAGCCTGCCCGCCGAGACGCCCTCGTATGCCGTGGCGGTCACCGCCGAGCGCGGCGAGCGCCGGCAGGTCACGTTGCCCGATGGCTCCGTGCTGGAGATCAACGGTGGCACCCGCGCCGACGTGAAGCTCTACGACGGGCGCCGGGAAGTGGCGCTGGACAGCGGCGAAATCCTCTTTACCGTCAGCGCGGACCCGTCGCGGCCCTTCATCGTGCGCGCCGGCGGCGGCGTGGTGCGGGTGACGGGCACCGTCTTCAATGTGCGGCGCGATGCGGACCAGGTGGCCGTGCTGGTGGCATCCGGCACGGTGGAAGTGACCGGCGGCCATTGGTGGAACCTGGGCCGGGCCGTGCTGCGCCCCGGACACGGCATCCGGGTGCCGGGCAGCGGGGCGATCGGCGTGCCGGCGCCCGCCGATGTCGAGAGCGCCATTGCGTGGCGCGAAGGACGGGTGGTGTTCAAAAATGCGCCGCTGACCGAAGTCGTGCAGGAAATGAACCGCTATCTGTCCACGCCCTTGCGGCTGGCGGATGAGCGGGTGGGGCGCCTGCGCGTGTCGGCGTCGTTCAGCCTGGACCGCCCCGAGGCCCTGGTCGACGCCTTGCCCTCCGTGGCGCCGGTCCGCCTGACTCCGCGTCCGGGCGGCCCCACCGATATCAACGCCAGATAG
- a CDS encoding sigma-70 family RNA polymerase sigma factor — MPSSSFAPRAEVQSVYQAHHQWLRGVLQRKLGNASDAADLAHDTFERLIRANVREPLNEPRAYLRTIATRLLIGRARRAALESAYAETLALQPVAVEPSVESRALIIEALEQVCELLDALPMTSRRIFLMAQIDGLSYAEIGQQLGLTPNAVQKSLARALVHCYTTVYG; from the coding sequence ATGCCATCCTCTTCATTCGCCCCTCGCGCCGAGGTGCAATCCGTCTATCAGGCCCATCACCAATGGCTGCGCGGAGTGCTGCAACGCAAGCTGGGAAATGCGTCCGACGCGGCGGACCTGGCGCACGACACGTTCGAGCGGCTGATCCGGGCCAATGTCCGCGAACCGCTGAACGAACCGCGCGCCTACCTGCGCACCATCGCCACGCGCCTGCTGATCGGCCGGGCGCGGCGCGCCGCGCTCGAATCCGCCTATGCCGAGACGCTGGCGTTGCAGCCGGTGGCGGTCGAGCCTTCTGTTGAGTCACGCGCCTTGATCATCGAGGCGCTGGAGCAGGTTTGCGAACTGCTGGACGCCTTGCCGATGACCAGCCGCCGGATTTTCCTGATGGCGCAGATCGACGGCCTGTCCTACGCGGAGATCGGCCAGCAGCTGGGCCTGACGCCCAATGCGGTGCAGAAGTCGCTGGCGCGCGCGCTGGTGCATTGCTACACGACTGTCTACGGATGA
- a CDS encoding FecR domain-containing protein — protein sequence MDSAKLLRPHAPEAGAIDPKVIRQAAEWWTRLRENASPAERERFDRWRQAQPAHELAWQRIGALTRDVAVGVAQAGPAVASRTLLQAPLIQSRRTAIRLMVSAVGLGLGAWAVTERDTVRRLSADLRTGTGERRALTLPDGTQVELNAGSAVDLRYTASHRELVLLQGEILVVTARDPAGRPFTVRTRGGVLTPVGTRFLVRDLEAGRMRVAVLEGAVDVRGLGPDDASRRVRAGEQAEFSAAGGFVAEPLEAGVSAWLDGMLIANEMPLSDFLKELGRYRPGLLNCSGAAAGLRVVGAFPLADSDKVLAMLQEILPVRVRRYTRYWVTVGLA from the coding sequence ATGGACAGCGCCAAACTGCTGCGCCCGCACGCGCCCGAAGCTGGCGCCATCGATCCCAAGGTGATCCGGCAGGCCGCCGAATGGTGGACGCGGCTGCGCGAAAACGCAAGCCCCGCTGAACGCGAGCGTTTCGACCGGTGGCGGCAGGCGCAGCCCGCGCACGAACTGGCCTGGCAGCGGATCGGCGCGCTTACGCGTGACGTGGCCGTGGGCGTGGCGCAGGCCGGGCCGGCGGTCGCTTCGCGCACCTTGCTGCAAGCGCCGCTGATCCAGTCGCGGCGCACCGCTATCCGCCTGATGGTGTCGGCCGTCGGCCTGGGCCTGGGCGCCTGGGCGGTGACCGAGCGCGACACGGTCCGCCGGCTGTCCGCCGATCTGCGCACCGGCACCGGCGAACGCCGGGCGCTGACACTGCCCGACGGTACGCAAGTGGAGTTGAACGCCGGCAGCGCGGTGGATTTGCGCTACACCGCCAGCCACCGCGAACTGGTGCTGCTGCAAGGCGAGATCCTGGTCGTGACAGCCCGCGATCCGGCGGGGCGGCCCTTCACCGTGCGTACGCGCGGCGGGGTGCTGACGCCGGTGGGCACGCGTTTTCTGGTGCGCGACCTGGAGGCGGGCCGCATGCGGGTGGCGGTGCTGGAAGGCGCGGTGGACGTGCGCGGCCTGGGGCCGGACGATGCGTCGCGGCGCGTGCGGGCCGGCGAGCAGGCCGAGTTCTCAGCCGCTGGCGGCTTTGTGGCGGAGCCCCTGGAAGCGGGCGTTTCCGCATGGCTGGACGGCATGCTGATCGCCAACGAAATGCCCTTGTCGGACTTCCTGAAAGAACTGGGACGCTACCGCCCGGGCCTGCTGAATTGCTCCGGCGCGGCGGCCGGTTTGCGCGTGGTGGGCGCGTTCCCGCTGGCCGACAGCGACAAGGTGCTGGCCATGCTGCAGGAAATCCTGCCGGTGCGAGTGCGCCGCTACACCCGTTACTGGGTGACGGTGGGGCTCGCCTGA
- the fhuE gene encoding ferric-rhodotorulic acid/ferric-coprogen receptor FhuE — protein sequence MLALSLSMAGAPGSARAQAAAVSIDIAAQPLGDALMQWAAQTKVRVFYAPDVVAGLSTRGLRGSLAPEEALRSLLQGTGVTYRWQGDSIILSRDGGVANLAPVTVLGNTDPAVTEGTGSYTTPASSAATGLTLSLRETPQSVSVVTRQRIDDQNLRSLDEVMGNVVGVQVVSEDTDRTDFWSRGFYIDSLQYDGVPTTIGLSMYGESDNDSFIYDRIEVVRGATGLMTGAGNPGASINLVRKHANSREFTGSVSAGAGSWNQYRGTVDMTTPLNQEGTVRARMVALYQGRDSYIDLYHANKKVFYGVIDADLTPSTRLSVGADYQDKRPRGSTWGSLPVVFSDGTPTNWRRSKTTAADWTYWHTTNQTMFATLEHRFDNDWEVKADWSQRKSKYDAKLLYLYGDLDRETGTGLGALPGYWNSYAQQTSLDLQAKGPFSLLGRKHELVAGAMRSRYGEDFYRYGFDRDTLADTGNFYQWDGSFPQPAWTESTLRGTVTHQRGVYAAVRWSLADNLTAITGGRYATWESKSSERDQEDSQFIPYAGLVYDLNDTYSAYASYTSIFQPQDNRDSSGNYLDPVQGQNYEVGIKGEYLDGKLNTSIALFRVKQSKVAVLDGDKLVPGTPDQAYTTADGVTTKGIELEASGQLAPGWNAYAGGTYYTSRDAQGVSVNTERPRAMAKLFTTYRLPGAWSKLTVGGGVNWQISTYSKVETGDVTVTAKQRAYAIYNLMARYDFNSRLSAQVNLNNLFDKKYYLGGVANQVYYGEPRNVFVNLTARF from the coding sequence ATGCTGGCGTTGAGCCTGTCGATGGCGGGCGCGCCGGGCAGCGCGCGCGCCCAGGCGGCCGCGGTGTCGATCGATATCGCGGCGCAGCCCCTGGGCGACGCCCTGATGCAATGGGCGGCCCAGACCAAGGTGCGCGTTTTCTACGCGCCGGATGTGGTGGCGGGCCTGAGCACACGCGGCCTGCGGGGCAGCCTGGCGCCGGAGGAGGCGCTGCGCAGCCTGCTGCAGGGCACGGGCGTGACGTATCGCTGGCAGGGCGACAGCATCATCCTGTCGCGCGATGGCGGCGTGGCCAACCTGGCGCCCGTGACGGTGCTGGGCAATACGGACCCGGCCGTGACCGAAGGCACGGGGTCCTATACGACGCCGGCCTCGTCCGCCGCCACCGGGCTGACCCTGTCGCTGCGGGAAACGCCCCAGTCCGTCAGCGTGGTGACGCGCCAGCGCATTGACGACCAGAACCTGCGCTCGCTGGACGAGGTGATGGGCAACGTGGTGGGCGTGCAGGTGGTCAGCGAGGACACCGACCGCACGGACTTCTGGTCGCGCGGCTTCTACATCGACAGCCTGCAGTACGACGGAGTGCCGACCACCATCGGCCTGTCCATGTACGGCGAATCCGACAACGATTCGTTCATCTACGACCGCATTGAAGTGGTGCGCGGGGCCACGGGCCTGATGACGGGCGCGGGCAATCCGGGCGCGTCCATCAACCTGGTGCGCAAGCATGCCAACAGCCGGGAATTCACCGGCTCGGTGAGCGCCGGCGCGGGGTCGTGGAACCAGTACCGCGGCACGGTGGACATGACCACTCCGCTGAATCAGGAAGGCACCGTGCGCGCCCGCATGGTGGCGCTGTACCAGGGCCGCGATTCCTACATCGACCTCTACCATGCCAACAAGAAAGTGTTCTATGGCGTGATCGACGCGGACCTGACGCCGTCCACCCGGCTGAGCGTGGGCGCGGACTACCAGGACAAGCGCCCGCGCGGCTCCACCTGGGGCAGCCTGCCCGTGGTGTTCAGCGACGGAACGCCGACCAACTGGCGGCGTTCCAAGACCACCGCCGCGGACTGGACCTACTGGCACACGACCAACCAGACCATGTTCGCCACGCTGGAACACCGCTTCGACAATGACTGGGAGGTCAAGGCCGACTGGTCGCAGCGCAAGAGCAAGTACGACGCCAAGCTGCTGTACCTGTATGGCGACCTGGACCGCGAGACGGGCACGGGCCTGGGGGCGCTGCCAGGCTACTGGAATTCCTATGCCCAGCAAACCTCGCTGGACCTGCAGGCGAAGGGGCCGTTCAGCCTGCTCGGACGCAAGCACGAACTGGTGGCGGGCGCGATGCGCAGCCGTTATGGCGAGGACTTCTACCGCTACGGCTTCGACCGCGACACGCTGGCCGACACCGGCAATTTCTATCAGTGGGACGGCTCGTTCCCGCAGCCGGCCTGGACCGAATCCACCCTGCGCGGCACGGTGACGCATCAGCGTGGCGTCTATGCCGCGGTCCGCTGGTCCCTGGCGGACAACCTGACCGCCATCACGGGCGGCCGCTACGCCACCTGGGAATCCAAGTCGTCCGAGCGGGACCAGGAGGATTCCCAGTTCATCCCCTATGCCGGCCTGGTCTATGACCTGAACGACACCTACTCGGCCTACGCCAGCTACACAAGCATCTTCCAGCCGCAGGACAACCGCGACAGCAGCGGCAATTACCTGGACCCGGTGCAGGGCCAGAATTATGAGGTCGGCATCAAGGGCGAGTACCTGGATGGCAAGCTGAACACCTCCATTGCGCTCTTCAGGGTCAAGCAAAGCAAGGTGGCCGTGCTGGACGGCGACAAGCTGGTGCCGGGCACGCCCGATCAGGCCTACACGACGGCCGACGGCGTCACCACCAAGGGCATCGAACTGGAAGCGAGCGGGCAATTGGCCCCGGGCTGGAACGCCTATGCCGGCGGCACGTACTACACCAGCCGCGACGCGCAGGGCGTGTCGGTCAATACCGAGAGGCCGCGCGCCATGGCCAAGCTGTTCACGACGTACCGGCTGCCGGGCGCGTGGAGCAAGCTGACGGTGGGCGGCGGCGTCAACTGGCAGATCTCGACCTACAGCAAGGTCGAGACGGGCGATGTCACCGTCACGGCCAAGCAGAGGGCCTATGCCATCTACAACCTGATGGCGCGCTACGACTTCAACTCGCGCCTGTCCGCGCAGGTGAACCTGAACAATCTGTTCGACAAGAAGTACTACCTGGGCGGCGTGGCGAACCAGGTCTATTACGGCGAACCCAGGAACGTGTTCGTCAACCTGACCGCCAGGTTCTGA
- a CDS encoding DMP19 family protein, giving the protein MPPVDYRIKAISLTGTHLLLTLANGQELTEPIARHIRLEKASPADREQWQLVDDGHGVVWPALLEPSPAGMLNVHDLLWDQRYEQALAALSAADWKLGSLCGEDRELVALWRMEADINNGGFMQFLCNWGDETCQLALRALRKVGAVHMLSVLSRMRGLIDRFEASPEVVQLNDIYGAMTAEEQQEMEALDHAFWEYPDRCRAWDCASTGRDFPLFGS; this is encoded by the coding sequence ATGCCGCCTGTCGACTACCGCATCAAAGCCATCTCGCTGACCGGCACGCATCTGCTGCTGACGCTGGCCAATGGCCAGGAACTCACCGAGCCGATTGCGCGCCACATCCGCCTGGAAAAGGCGTCGCCCGCCGACCGCGAGCAATGGCAGCTGGTGGATGACGGACATGGCGTGGTGTGGCCTGCGTTGCTGGAGCCTTCGCCGGCGGGCATGTTGAATGTGCACGACCTGTTGTGGGACCAGCGTTATGAACAGGCGCTGGCGGCGCTGAGCGCGGCCGACTGGAAGCTGGGCAGCCTTTGCGGCGAGGACCGGGAGCTGGTGGCGCTGTGGCGCATGGAGGCGGACATCAACAACGGCGGCTTCATGCAGTTTCTGTGCAACTGGGGCGATGAGACCTGCCAGCTGGCCTTGCGCGCGTTACGCAAGGTTGGCGCGGTGCACATGCTGTCCGTACTGTCGCGCATGCGGGGGCTGATCGACCGCTTCGAGGCCTCGCCGGAAGTCGTCCAGCTAAACGATATCTACGGTGCGATGACCGCGGAAGAACAGCAGGAAATGGAGGCGCTGGACCATGCCTTCTGGGAGTATCCAGACCGTTGTCGCGCCTGGGACTGCGCTTCTACGGGGCGTGATTTCCCGCTTTTTGGCTCTTGA
- a CDS encoding M4 family metallopeptidase — MPRPSESAPLIGVVPPYMLDRLAQHADARVSMPAVKTLIIDQQQRSLRETADQPPRATLAPTRHAAPAGTPERAVHDAANTTTLPGRLVRAEGRPASRDAAVDEAYAHLGATYKLFWNVYKRHSIDAHGLPLVGTVHYGEDYENAFWNGAQMVFGDGDGEIFNRFTVAVDIIGHELTHGVIDTEAALLYQGQAGALNESLCDVFGALVKQYALGQTARQADWLVGQGLFTPKVKARALRSMAEPGTAYDDPVLGKDPQPAHMSAYVDTPRDNGGVHINSGIPNRAFHLAATALDGNAWNGAGRVWYDTLCDKRLRHDADFKGFASLTLVIAGERHDAAVRRAVEQAWKTVGVLP, encoded by the coding sequence ATGCCACGTCCTTCCGAGTCCGCTCCCCTGATCGGAGTGGTCCCGCCATACATGCTGGACCGCCTGGCGCAACACGCCGATGCGCGCGTCAGCATGCCCGCCGTCAAGACGCTGATCATCGATCAGCAGCAGCGCAGCCTGCGCGAAACCGCGGACCAGCCGCCTCGCGCCACGCTCGCGCCGACCCGGCACGCCGCGCCGGCGGGAACGCCGGAGCGCGCCGTGCATGACGCGGCCAACACCACCACCCTGCCCGGCAGGCTGGTGCGCGCGGAAGGCCGGCCCGCCAGCCGGGACGCCGCCGTGGACGAGGCCTACGCGCACCTGGGCGCAACCTACAAGCTGTTCTGGAACGTCTACAAGCGCCACTCCATCGACGCTCACGGGCTCCCGCTGGTGGGCACCGTGCACTACGGCGAAGACTACGAAAATGCCTTCTGGAATGGCGCGCAAATGGTGTTCGGCGATGGCGACGGCGAGATATTCAACCGCTTCACCGTCGCCGTCGACATCATCGGACATGAACTCACGCACGGCGTGATCGACACCGAAGCCGCCCTGCTCTATCAGGGCCAGGCCGGCGCGCTGAACGAATCGCTGTGCGACGTATTCGGCGCGCTGGTCAAGCAGTACGCGCTGGGCCAGACCGCGCGGCAGGCGGACTGGCTGGTGGGCCAGGGCCTGTTCACGCCCAAGGTGAAGGCCCGCGCCCTGCGCTCCATGGCCGAGCCCGGCACCGCTTACGACGACCCGGTGCTGGGCAAGGATCCGCAACCCGCTCACATGAGCGCCTATGTCGATACGCCGCGCGACAACGGCGGCGTACACATCAACTCCGGCATCCCCAACCGCGCCTTCCATCTGGCCGCCACGGCGCTGGACGGCAACGCCTGGAATGGCGCCGGACGCGTCTGGTACGACACGCTGTGCGACAAGCGCCTGCGCCATGACGCGGATTTCAAGGGCTTCGCCAGCCTGACCCTGGTGATTGCCGGCGAACGGCATGATGCCGCCGTGCGCCGCGCCGTCGAGCAAGCCTGGAAGACCGTGGGAGTGCTGCCATGA
- a CDS encoding prohibitin family protein, translated as MVKTIGAVKPRSLKVAIGTGILFLLILFIAFGSWFQVDQGERGVVLRNGKLVRVSEPGLDFKTPFIDNVMTVSVRDHTFVFEKLEAYSYDQQPATLRVSVSYRVPPEHVAELYSEYGTISNLQMRVLERKTPDAVKNVFGQYTAVRAIQERQKLGLDVNNAVLKTMEGAPVQVVGVQIEEVGFSQAYEHSIEQRMLAQVQIETTRQQKETATINAEIQVVKAKAQADAQRQQFTAEADGIRMRGEAEAASIRAKAEALAANTNLVSLNAVEKWDGVLPSTQVPGAALPFIGIK; from the coding sequence ATGGTCAAGACGATCGGCGCGGTCAAGCCGCGCAGCCTCAAGGTCGCCATCGGCACCGGCATCCTGTTCCTGCTGATCCTGTTCATTGCCTTTGGTTCGTGGTTCCAGGTGGACCAGGGCGAGCGCGGCGTGGTGCTGCGCAACGGCAAGCTGGTGCGCGTGTCCGAACCGGGCCTGGATTTCAAGACGCCCTTCATCGACAACGTGATGACGGTGTCCGTGCGCGACCATACCTTCGTGTTCGAAAAGCTGGAGGCCTACAGCTACGACCAGCAGCCGGCGACGCTGCGCGTCTCGGTGTCCTATCGCGTGCCGCCCGAGCACGTGGCCGAGCTGTACTCGGAATACGGCACCATCTCCAATCTCCAGATGCGCGTGCTGGAACGCAAGACGCCGGACGCGGTGAAGAACGTGTTTGGCCAGTACACCGCGGTGCGCGCCATCCAGGAGCGCCAGAAGCTGGGCCTGGATGTGAACAACGCCGTGCTGAAGACGATGGAAGGCGCGCCGGTGCAGGTGGTGGGTGTGCAGATCGAGGAAGTGGGCTTCTCGCAGGCCTACGAGCATTCGATCGAGCAGCGCATGCTGGCCCAGGTGCAGATCGAGACCACGCGTCAGCAAAAAGAGACGGCGACGATCAACGCCGAGATCCAGGTGGTCAAGGCCAAGGCCCAGGCCGACGCGCAGCGCCAGCAGTTCACGGCGGAGGCCGACGGCATCCGCATGCGCGGCGAGGCGGAAGCGGCCTCGATCCGGGCCAAGGCCGAGGCGCTGGCCGCCAACACCAACCTGGTGAGCCTGAACGCGGTTGAAAAATGGGATGGAGTGCTGCCGTCCACGCAGGTGCCCGGCGCGGCCCTGCCGTTCATCGGCATCAAGTAG